In one window of Polynucleobacter sp. AM-7D1 DNA:
- a CDS encoding phosphoribosyltransferase family protein codes for MTGKELSPRIFACREEIVSRLKSIASQIEIDYCGTSIEMVYSSTGASQFVVDLARMINLPVNLHQILYRPYVPPSGNGEVQLLLDVTQPLEGKHVILVDGVIISGKTPFYVMSLFKQRQPASLEFCVVGSKLSELTVDLNIKYQLFAFGGEWIEGYGIGSGPNKLADCLLDLN; via the coding sequence ATGACTGGTAAAGAATTAAGCCCAAGAATTTTTGCTTGCCGAGAGGAGATTGTTAGCCGCCTCAAGTCAATTGCGAGTCAAATTGAGATTGATTACTGCGGAACGTCAATAGAAATGGTTTATTCGTCGACGGGCGCTTCGCAATTTGTTGTTGATTTGGCTAGGATGATTAATTTGCCGGTTAATTTACATCAAATACTCTATAGACCATATGTTCCCCCATCTGGCAATGGTGAAGTTCAACTTCTTTTGGATGTCACTCAACCGCTTGAAGGTAAGCATGTAATTTTAGTTGATGGAGTAATTATCAGTGGCAAAACCCCATTTTACGTGATGAGTCTTTTTAAGCAGCGTCAGCCCGCAAGCTTAGAGTTTTGTGTAGTTGGCTCAAAATTAAGTGAGCTCACAGTTGACCTAAATATTAAGTATCAATTGTTCGCATTTGGCGGTGAGTGGATTGAAGGCTATGGAATAGGTTCTGGGCCCAATAAATTAGCAGATTGCTTGCTAGATCTAAATTAG
- a CDS encoding TylF/MycF/NovP-related O-methyltransferase, giving the protein MILKKILRRCSLFFNKGLSIAIKNYQYLDEDSKYLHILEAINYVRVAGNNGQIIPAVYFEFGCHSGRTFSSAINAFNCLGMVQAEAYAFDSFEGLPPTSSINDGIFEKGSFSTDVKNFKNIVRKNTGKILNNSNIIKGFYSESLTQSLQSKLPKAGIVHIDVDLYTSTKEVLSFVYPLLVSGTVILFDDWYCFPPDQSKGEMGAFNEFCLENPRFKVIPWKAYSSFGQSFFVVAI; this is encoded by the coding sequence ATGATTCTAAAAAAAATTCTCAGGAGATGCTCTCTTTTTTTTAATAAGGGGCTATCTATAGCTATCAAAAATTACCAGTATTTGGATGAAGATAGTAAATATCTTCATATTTTGGAGGCAATAAATTATGTGCGTGTGGCAGGTAATAACGGACAAATTATACCCGCTGTTTATTTTGAGTTTGGCTGCCACTCCGGTAGAACTTTTTCTTCCGCCATAAATGCTTTTAATTGTTTGGGCATGGTTCAGGCTGAAGCGTATGCATTTGACTCATTTGAGGGTTTGCCGCCAACAAGCAGCATTAATGATGGGATTTTTGAAAAGGGCAGCTTCTCTACTGATGTTAAAAATTTTAAAAATATTGTGAGAAAAAATACCGGTAAAATTCTTAATAACTCAAATATTATTAAAGGCTTTTATTCTGAAAGTCTAACTCAAAGCTTGCAATCTAAATTGCCCAAGGCCGGCATTGTTCATATTGATGTAGATTTATATACTTCCACTAAGGAAGTGTTATCTTTTGTGTACCCATTGTTGGTTAGTGGTACTGTCATCCTATTCGACGATTGGTACTGCTTTCCGCCAGATCAGAGCAAAGGTGAGATGGGTGCCTTTAACGAATTTTGCCTTGAAAATCCAAGATTCAAAGTAATTCCATGGAAGGCTTATTCTTCATTCGGCCAATCATTTTTTGTTGTGGCCATTTAA
- a CDS encoding DegT/DnrJ/EryC1/StrS aminotransferase family protein, with translation MIGDNESKYVNECLRTGWISSKGSFVAQFEEDFSSFLGVKKSTSVSNGTVALHLALKVLGIGPGDEVIVPTLTYIASINAISYVGATPIFVDSENDTWNIDPSLISEKISNKTKAILLVHLYGAPCNMKPIIKICQDKNLYLIEDAAEAFGTRQDGKYVGSFGDIATFSFFGNKTITTGEGGMVVSNHIPLIDRAAFLKNQAVSLDREYWHEEIGFNYRMTNICAAIGVAQLEMANKIIEKKIEIASWYRAELKGYPIEFQKERNGDQHSYWMVSILARSQSECNVIRSYLKESGVETRPVFNLATSMPVFRSDELFPVAKKISSCGINLPSFPALTSEQVKYICTKVKAAIDSQVSDPA, from the coding sequence ATGATTGGTGATAATGAGTCTAAATATGTAAATGAGTGCCTTAGAACGGGGTGGATATCATCTAAGGGTAGCTTTGTTGCTCAGTTTGAGGAAGATTTTTCTAGCTTCCTAGGGGTAAAAAAATCTACTTCTGTTTCAAATGGAACGGTAGCATTGCATTTAGCGCTAAAAGTTTTGGGAATAGGCCCGGGAGACGAGGTGATAGTTCCAACTTTGACATATATAGCATCAATCAATGCAATCTCTTACGTTGGCGCTACCCCTATTTTTGTAGATTCGGAAAATGACACCTGGAACATTGATCCAAGCTTAATTTCTGAGAAAATTTCTAATAAAACCAAGGCGATATTATTAGTACATTTATATGGCGCTCCATGCAACATGAAGCCTATTATTAAAATCTGTCAAGATAAAAATTTATACCTCATTGAAGATGCGGCGGAGGCATTTGGTACCAGGCAGGATGGTAAATATGTTGGCTCATTTGGAGATATTGCAACTTTCAGTTTTTTTGGCAACAAAACTATAACGACAGGTGAGGGCGGCATGGTCGTCTCTAATCACATCCCCTTAATAGATCGCGCCGCTTTTTTAAAGAACCAAGCTGTTTCCCTCGATAGGGAGTATTGGCACGAAGAGATTGGCTTTAACTACAGAATGACAAATATTTGTGCTGCAATCGGGGTTGCTCAATTGGAGATGGCAAATAAAATAATAGAGAAAAAAATTGAGATTGCATCTTGGTATAGAGCTGAATTAAAGGGCTATCCAATTGAATTTCAAAAAGAAAGAAATGGAGATCAGCACTCATATTGGATGGTGTCAATTTTGGCAAGGAGTCAATCTGAGTGCAATGTCATTAGATCGTATCTTAAGGAGAGTGGCGTTGAAACGCGCCCTGTGTTTAATCTTGCAACATCAATGCCGGTGTTTAGGTCTGATGAATTATTTCCAGTGGCAAAAAAAATTAGCAGTTGCGGTATCAATCTTCCAAGTTTTCCCGCATTAACTAGCGAGCAAGTTAAATATATTTGCACCAAAGTTAAAGCAGCTATAGATTCTCAAGTCTCAGACCCCGCATGA
- a CDS encoding glycosyltransferase family 4 protein, which translates to MVEESTFFGCQNLKGIRLLFLGPYPPPYGGIASHLRLLAPYLMKCGVSDLEVITFGNQNSKEIIDGISIYRYRLKGQFWRLFLPTNFKLLFHVYKSLIFKGLSRSQLVQEMIKAVLINKVVNTRKINVISAYLANANLQLIPLNSYWNGRLGIMLSIFGEIYEAPEFFDKHKELINELIQIPDSLMSSSQYCAQSLRKIGITRNIEPVFYGVELNFKDSPEKRKLLRNKYSLTSDEVVIFFMGRMLEDMGLDVVVSTAPELLLHSPNSRFIIAGATGDLTESAYALEQKFPDRVEVMENISYSDQREIYELADVLVAPTYNQRACMGVSIKEAMAASLPVIAGAGGGIAEAVVDGETGYLIPIDSDGKVNKHIYIEMLKKLIDDANLRITLGRSGNRRAVEVFSVDRTNKRVAQIIYDVSSRL; encoded by the coding sequence ATGGTTGAAGAAAGCACTTTCTTTGGGTGTCAGAATCTTAAGGGTATTAGATTGCTATTTTTGGGTCCTTATCCCCCGCCTTATGGAGGTATTGCATCTCACTTAAGGCTTTTAGCGCCATACTTGATGAAGTGCGGCGTCTCAGACTTGGAAGTGATCACATTTGGAAATCAAAATTCTAAAGAGATAATTGATGGTATTTCAATATATAGATACCGATTAAAAGGACAGTTTTGGAGGTTATTCCTACCGACGAACTTTAAATTACTTTTTCATGTTTATAAATCCCTCATTTTTAAAGGATTATCCAGATCACAATTAGTTCAGGAAATGATTAAGGCTGTACTAATTAACAAGGTTGTCAATACAAGGAAAATTAATGTCATTAGTGCTTATTTGGCTAATGCCAATTTGCAACTAATTCCATTGAATTCCTATTGGAATGGGCGCTTAGGAATCATGCTTTCAATATTTGGCGAAATATATGAAGCGCCGGAATTTTTTGATAAACACAAAGAGCTCATTAATGAGCTAATTCAAATTCCAGACTCATTAATGTCGTCTAGTCAATATTGTGCGCAAAGTTTGAGAAAGATTGGGATTACAAGAAATATTGAGCCAGTTTTTTATGGGGTGGAATTAAACTTTAAAGATTCCCCAGAAAAAAGAAAATTACTTAGGAATAAATACTCCCTAACGAGCGATGAGGTAGTAATATTTTTTATGGGGAGGATGCTTGAGGACATGGGGCTTGACGTTGTCGTTAGCACTGCGCCTGAATTGTTATTACACAGTCCAAATAGCCGATTTATTATTGCTGGTGCAACCGGAGATTTAACCGAAAGTGCTTATGCACTCGAGCAGAAGTTTCCAGACAGGGTTGAGGTTATGGAAAATATCTCATACTCTGATCAGCGTGAAATTTATGAATTGGCAGATGTGTTAGTGGCCCCCACCTATAATCAACGCGCTTGTATGGGCGTATCTATAAAGGAGGCCATGGCTGCTTCTCTCCCTGTAATCGCTGGGGCTGGCGGGGGAATTGCAGAAGCGGTTGTTGATGGCGAAACTGGTTATTTAATACCAATTGACAGTGATGGCAAAGTAAATAAACATATTTATATTGAGATGCTAAAAAAATTAATTGACGATGCCAATTTAAGGATTACCCTGGGAAGGTCT